DNA from Phycisphaerae bacterium:
CAGCCCCGACCATCGGTGCCTCCGTGCGCTCCTGCTCCGTCCGGTGACGAACTCGACCGGCTGATGACCCGGGCCGGGCAGTACGTCGCCAAGGCGGCCGCGGCATCGGAAGGCAGCCGCAACAATGCCGCCTTCAACCTCGCCGGGCACCTCCACGCCTTCCAGTCGGAGAGGGGCCTTCGACTGACCGAGACCCAGATCCTCGATCTCATGCGGACCTGGAACCACCGCAACTGCCCGCCTTTGGGCGAGGATGAACTGGCCAAGGCCGTCCGGTCAGCCGCCAGGAACGGCACCCCCCGCCCAACACACCAGGTTCACATCAGCAGCGGCTCCTCTGAAACGCCTGAGCCGTGTGTTCCGCCGATCGAACCAGTCCTCCCGTTTCCGGTGGGAGTGATGCCTGAGCCGATGCGGTCTTTCCTGGAGATCTGCGCCACGGCCATCGGGTGTGATCCGTCCTACGTGGCCATGCCGATGCTGTCCACGCTCGCGGCGGCGATTGGCAACACCCGACGCATCCAGCTCAAGCGAGGATGGACCGAGCCGGCCATTGTGTGGACGGCCATCGTCGGTGAGAGCGGCACGCTCAAGACGCCCGCTTACAGGGTGGTGTTACAACCCGTGTACCACCTGCAAGCCAAGGCAATGAAGCAGGCCGCCGCCGCACAGGATCTCTATGAGAAGGCGCTGCTGCGATACGACAAGGAGCTCTCCGAATGGAAGCGCCGCAAGAACGCCGGAGACCCGCCGGCCAAGCCCGAGCCCCCGCAGGCCGAACGCATGCACGTATCCGACATCACCGTCGAGGCGATCGCCCCGATCCTGCTGGCTAACCCGCGAGGGTTGCTGCTGGCCTGTGATGAATTGGCCGCTTGGGTTGGTTCGTTCGACCGATACGCCCACAAGGGCGGGGGCATCGGTGCGGATGCCGCCCACTGGCTGAGCATGCACAACGGCGAAGCCATTCTGGTGGATCGCAAGAGTGGCAGGCCGAAGACGATCTACGTGCCATCGGCTTCCGTGAGTGTCACTGGCGGGATTCAGCCCGGCACCCTGAACCGAGCGATGGGTCGTGAACATCGCGAATCGGGGCTGCTGGCTCGGCTGCTGCTGGCCATGCCCCCGCGGCGGCCCAAACGCTGGACGGAGGCCGATATTCCGCCGTCCACCGAGGCGGCCTTGTTGACGATTGTGCAGCGGCTCAGGGAGCTGCAGTTCACCTATGGCGAGAACGGCGAGCCCCGCCCGGTGGTGGTAGCGTTGACGCCGGCGGCCAAGGAAGCGTGGATAACGTTCTACAATGCTCATGCCGAAGAGCAGGTTAATCTCTCTGGCGACCTGTCGGCGGTGTGGAGCAAGCTGGAGGGGTACGCGGCCCGGCTGGCGCTGGTGGTGCATTGCCTCCGCTGGGCCGCCGAAGACCCCACACTCGCTGACTCGGACAACGTGGATGAGAGGAGTATCGCGGCCGGCGTCGCCCTCTCGCAATGGTTCGGCAACGAGGCCAAGCGGATCTACACCGTCCTGGGCGAATCGGATCAGGATGGTGACCGCCGCCGCCTCATCGAGTGGATCGATCTGCACGGGGGCAGTGTCACCACTCGCGATCTGACACACGGACTGCGGCAGTACCGGGGCAGGACCAAGGCCGCATTCGACGCCCTGGAAAGGCTCTCGAAGGCTGGCTTGGGTAGATGGGTGAATCCCAAGCCCGATCCAGCCGGGGGACGACCTTCGCCGCGGTTCCAACTGGCCGATGGCTTGGCCGTCACCAAAACCCCTGCTGGCGATAGCGCCAGGGGCGGTTTTGGTTCCGGTGACGGTGGTGACAGTGGCGCAGCAGAGCTGGCGGCAGACCCACTGGCCGGTGACGACTGGGGGGAACTGTGAACACAGCGGTCCTGTTGATGGCGGAGCTGACCGCTCAGGGCATCGAGTTGCGGGCCCGGGGTGATCGCCTGCAGTTTCGGCCCGTCTCAGCCCTGACCGCGGAATGGGCTGACCGCGTACAACGTCACAAACAAGAGTTGCTGGCCCTGCTGAGACAAGCAACGTCCGAACCGCTCGAAACAACAGCGCAGCGGGAGGCACTTCGCTTTCTGCGAGTTGCGGTCCCCAGGCCGGACGGCCGAGGATGGTGGGATCAATCGGCGGTTCTGGATCCGGCCATTCGAGCAGCCATAGGCCCAGATTCCCTGGTGAAGCGGCCAGCCCACTCGGATGGACCAGACCCGAGCCGTCCTGGCCCCCTGGATGCACTGACTCCTGATCAACTCCGGCGTTACCTGGCCATCCGGCCAAGCTGTACGGGTCGGCCCTGGGAACAACATGCCCAGGCTTGGCAGGCGGCGGTCTCCGGCCGCCAGGAATCCTCGAATGGAGTGGATTCCTCTCGGGCGTTGAGGTACTCAGAACCTCTATAGGCGGGTAAGGCTCGATGGCCAAGCGACGGTCCAACGGACAAGGCACGCTCTTCAAACGGGTCGACAACGGCCCCTGGACTGCGGCCTGGTTCGACCACACCGGCCGGCGGCGAATCCGGTCCACCCGCACCACCGACCGCCGGGCCGCCGAGCAGATCCTGGCCAAGTTCGTAGCCGACGCGGCCCTGCGAAGAGCCGGGGTCATCGACCCGCGGATCGACAAGCTGGCCGAGGAGGCCAAGCGCGATCTTGACGGCCATATTGCTGCCTATGAGGCCCATCTTCAGGCCGGGCATCGTGCTGACAAGCACGTGTCCTCGACGATTGGGTACATCCGGGCCATGGCCGCCGACGCAGGCTGGATCACGACCGCAGACATTTCGGTCGAGCAAGTCAATCGCTTTGCCCAGAGACTCTCCCAGCACCGAAAGCGGTCTGCCCGCACGGTCCACGCCTACCTGACAGCCATGAAGGGCTTCACTCGTTGGTTGATGGTCAGTGGTAAGATCGCCAGCGACCCGCTGATTTCGGTGAGTAAGCCCAATCCCAAGACCGATCGACGCAGAGAGCGGAGAATGCTGCTGCCGGAAGAGTGGGAATGGCTCAGGACCATCACCGCCCAAGGACCTACCCGCTACCGAAACACCGGCTGGGAGCGGGTGCTGATCTACGCGACCGCCATCCAGACCGGTCTGCGCCAGAATGAGTTGCGAAGCCTGACCC
Protein-coding regions in this window:
- a CDS encoding DUF3987 domain-containing protein produces the protein LSGGGGRHLIFAQSGVVIRSRNNLLAGIDVKADGGYIVAPPSNHISGGTYAWRPGRAPDQRPAADMPTWLLQMVTQPRPSVPPCAPAPSGDELDRLMTRAGQYVAKAAAASEGSRNNAAFNLAGHLHAFQSERGLRLTETQILDLMRTWNHRNCPPLGEDELAKAVRSAARNGTPRPTHQVHISSGSSETPEPCVPPIEPVLPFPVGVMPEPMRSFLEICATAIGCDPSYVAMPMLSTLAAAIGNTRRIQLKRGWTEPAIVWTAIVGESGTLKTPAYRVVLQPVYHLQAKAMKQAAAAQDLYEKALLRYDKELSEWKRRKNAGDPPAKPEPPQAERMHVSDITVEAIAPILLANPRGLLLACDELAAWVGSFDRYAHKGGGIGADAAHWLSMHNGEAILVDRKSGRPKTIYVPSASVSVTGGIQPGTLNRAMGREHRESGLLARLLLAMPPRRPKRWTEADIPPSTEAALLTIVQRLRELQFTYGENGEPRPVVVALTPAAKEAWITFYNAHAEEQVNLSGDLSAVWSKLEGYAARLALVVHCLRWAAEDPTLADSDNVDERSIAAGVALSQWFGNEAKRIYTVLGESDQDGDRRRLIEWIDLHGGSVTTRDLTHGLRQYRGRTKAAFDALERLSKAGLGRWVNPKPDPAGGRPSPRFQLADGLAVTKTPAGDSARGGFGSGDGGDSGAAELAADPLAGDDWGEL
- a CDS encoding tyrosine-type recombinase/integrase, producing the protein MAKRRSNGQGTLFKRVDNGPWTAAWFDHTGRRRIRSTRTTDRRAAEQILAKFVADAALRRAGVIDPRIDKLAEEAKRDLDGHIAAYEAHLQAGHRADKHVSSTIGYIRAMAADAGWITTADISVEQVNRFAQRLSQHRKRSARTVHAYLTAMKGFTRWLMVSGKIASDPLISVSKPNPKTDRRRERRMLLPEEWEWLRTITAQGPTRYRNTGWERVLIYATAIQTGLRQNELRSLTRGRLYLDHQPPFITVKAGATKNAKDARQYIQPDLAAQLAEHVATQAPASPVFELVGGSEVADMLRADLADARQAWLEAVRNDSVEYQHRLQSDFLKDINSEGERLDFHALRHTCGAWLALSGAHPKAVQAVMRHSTITLTMDTYGHLFPGQEAETVARMPQILGNSIFVLRPTGTNP